In a single window of the Gossypium hirsutum isolate 1008001.06 chromosome A13, Gossypium_hirsutum_v2.1, whole genome shotgun sequence genome:
- the LOC107895182 gene encoding cytochrome P450 71D10, with product MEFGIPLFHIFISFLLVLLIAIRSVRKSKARSLTQRLIPGPRKLPLIGNLHQLADSTLPHRTLRDLATKYGAVMHLQLSQVSTVVISSAEMAEEIMKTHDIVFASRPLLLAAKIITYECTDIVFSPYGKYWRNLRKICTSELLSASRVASFRSIREEEVLNLVKTIKSNDGLAVNLSQKVFSMTYGITARAAFGKKCKYQDSFISVAAEQTKLVSGFFVSEFFPSLQFLDVASGVKYRVEKTHAEADRILQSIVNDHKESRARGRSKDDREDLVDLLLRLQEDDEFPLTDNSVKAIILDIFTAGSETSASTVEWALSEMIKNPRVMTKAQAEVRQVFQGKGNVDETGIHQLQYLKCVIKETLRLHPILPLLLPRECGKNCEINGFEIPSKTRVIINAWAIGRDPNHWAQPEKFEPERFINSSVDFLGTNFEFIPFGAGRRICPGMLFAVPNLELPLAQLLFHFDWKLPKQEDIDMTEEFALSVRRKTDLVLVPTPYHASIIVSYKHKEDIFV from the exons ATGGAGTTCGGAATACCCTTATTCCATATATTCATCAGCTTTCTTCTTGTTTTGTTAATTGCAATTCGAAGCGTGAGGAAATCTAAAGCTAGGAGTTTAACTCAAAGGTTGATTCCAGGGCCACGGAAATTACCTTTGATCGGAAATCTGCACCAGCTCGCTGATTCTACTCTACCCCATCGCACCCTGCGTGACTTGGCTACGAAATATGGCGCCGTCATGCACCTGCAACTCAGTCAAGTTTCAACTGTGGTCATTTCTTCTGCAGAAATGGCTGAAGAGATTATGAAAACACATGATATTGTCTTTGCTTCTAGGCCTTTACTTCTTGCGGCCAAGATTATAACTTATGAATGCACTGATATTGTCTTTTCACCATATGGAAAGTATTGGAGAAATCTGCGAAAAATTTGTACATCGGAGCTTCTGAGTGCGTCTCGGGTCGCCTCCTTCCGATCGATAAGAGAAGAGGAAGTGTTGAATCTCGTCAAAACCATAAAATCAAATGATGGGTTGGCTGTGAATCTGAGCCAGAAAGTTTTTTCAATGACTTATGGCATAACAGCGAGGGCAGCCTTTGGTAAGAAATGCAAATATCAAGATTCTTTCATATCAGTTGCTGCGGAGCAAACGAAGCTGGTTTCTGGTTTCTTTGTTTCCGAATTTTTTCCTTCACTTCAATTCCTGGATGTTGCTTCGGGTGTGAAGTATAGAGTTGAAAAGACTCATGCAGAAGCTGATAGGATTCTTCAGAGCATTGTTAATGATCACAAAGAAAGTAGAGCAAGAGGCAGAAGTAAAGATGACAGGGAAGATCTGGTTGATCTTCTTTTAAGGCTTCAGGAAGATGACGAATTCCCTTTAACTGATAATAGCGTCAAAGCCATCATATTA gATATTTTCACTGCCGGAAGTGAGACATCTGCATCAACTGTAGAATGGGCATTGTCGGAAATGATTAAAAATCCAAGAGTTATGACAAAAGCACAAGCAGAGGTAAGGCAGGTATTCCAAGGAAAAGGAAATGTGGATGAAACAGGCATTCATCAACTTCAATATCTAAAGTGTGTTATAAAAGAAACCTTAAGACTGCACCCTATTTTACCTTTATTGCTTCCAAGAGAATGTGGCAAGAATTGTGAGATTAATGGATTTGAGATACCTTCCAAGACCAGAGTGATTATCAATGCCTGGGCAATTGGGAGAGATCCAAATCATTGGGCTCAGCCTGAAAAATTTGAGCCTGAAAGGTTTATCAACAGTTCAGTAGATTTCTTGGGAACAAATTTTGAGTTCATTCCATTTGGCGCTGGAAGAAGGATATGTCCAGGCATGCTATTTGCAGTGCCAAATCTAGAGCTACCACTTGCCCAACTGTTGTTCCATTTTGATTGGAAGTTGCCGAAGCAAGAAGATATAGATATGACCGAGGAGTTTGCCTTGTCCGTGAGGAGGAAAACTGATCTAGTCTTAGTTCCTACTCCTTACCATGCTTCTATTATCGTTTCCTACAAGCACAAGGAGGATATATTTGTCTAG